Proteins found in one Candidatus Tisiphia endosymbiont of Beris chalybata genomic segment:
- a CDS encoding 5-formyltetrahydrofolate cyclo-ligase: MPQNYKNKLRVYCKTIIQENIYKIQATETQLSIISQLSKLIDLLNVTHIGIYYHNQYEINILDLMQLRTDLIFSLPKVIEDNLIYTKYSLGDKLIKNKFNLYESHNSTQVYPKLICLPGLGFSTQGYRLGYGGGFFDRYLIKHPTIFKVGVSLKEQLLPPFPINNFDQKLNYIITEE; this comes from the coding sequence ATGCCTCAAAACTATAAAAACAAACTTAGAGTTTATTGCAAAACCATCATACAAGAAAATATCTACAAAATTCAAGCCACTGAAACTCAGCTATCCATTATCAGCCAATTAAGTAAATTAATAGATTTATTAAATGTTACACATATTGGAATATACTACCATAATCAATATGAAATTAATATTCTTGACTTAATGCAATTAAGAACGGATTTGATATTTTCTTTACCTAAAGTCATAGAAGATAACCTGATTTATACTAAATATAGTTTAGGAGATAAATTAATAAAAAATAAGTTTAATCTTTATGAATCTCATAATTCTACTCAAGTCTATCCTAAATTAATATGTCTTCCTGGTTTAGGTTTCAGCACGCAAGGTTATAGACTAGGTTATGGTGGGGGATTTTTTGACCGTTATCTTATTAAGCACCCTACCATATTCAAGGTTGGAGTATCACTGAAAGAACAGTTATTACCGCCCTTTCCTATAAACAATTTTGATCAAAAACTTAATTATATTATTACTGAAGAATAA
- a CDS encoding DNA-3-methyladenine glycosylase translates to MMLPQTFYERDTLTVSQELLGKILCFNNITAQIIETEGYIGEDDPACHAARGKTLRTATMYGPAGTSYVYLIYGMYYCLNIVTEAVGFPAAVLIRGVIQLTPLPCLLDGPGKLCRAFGINKTHNGQNMTLNQSFCVIDVGNTPKFISTPRIGISKGQDKLWRYLAI, encoded by the coding sequence ATGATGCTGCCACAAACATTTTATGAACGTGATACTCTTACGGTCTCACAGGAATTGCTGGGGAAAATCTTATGTTTTAATAACATAACAGCTCAAATTATTGAAACTGAAGGTTATATAGGAGAAGACGACCCTGCGTGCCATGCAGCACGTGGCAAAACTCTACGTACTGCCACTATGTACGGTCCTGCAGGCACCTCCTATGTATATTTAATATATGGGATGTATTATTGTTTAAATATAGTAACAGAAGCAGTCGGCTTTCCTGCTGCAGTATTGATTAGAGGGGTAATCCAACTTACCCCTCTACCTTGTCTATTGGATGGACCTGGTAAATTATGCCGAGCTTTCGGAATTAATAAAACGCATAATGGACAAAATATGACCCTTAACCAATCTTTTTGTGTTATTGATGTAGGGAACACCCCTAAATTTATTAGTACTCCGCGGATTGGCATTAGCAAAGGACAGGATAAGCTATGGCGTTATTTAGCAATATAA
- the rimM gene encoding ribosome maturation factor RimM (Essential for efficient processing of 16S rRNA) — protein MFAQEKLIVMGVILSAQGLKGNIIVKSFTYPALNIMNMRLVNQQRQTIILKLIKQNSKSNLICKFNEINNRTDAEKLKGLKIFSCRSDLPLLEPNEFYIEDLRGLTVVDHTLLPLGKVVNTLNFGAGDIIEIEFLNNKIECFPFTKVFFPTITSQYISLNLSPLLQISDTHKK, from the coding sequence ATGTTTGCCCAAGAGAAGCTAATTGTTATGGGAGTAATATTATCAGCGCAAGGGCTTAAGGGAAATATAATAGTAAAATCTTTTACCTATCCCGCACTTAATATTATGAATATGCGTTTAGTTAATCAACAGAGACAAACAATTATTTTAAAGCTAATTAAGCAAAATTCCAAAAGCAATTTAATTTGCAAATTTAATGAAATTAATAATAGAACGGATGCCGAAAAATTAAAAGGGCTTAAAATTTTTAGCTGCAGATCGGATTTACCCTTATTAGAACCTAATGAATTTTATATTGAAGATTTACGAGGCTTAACAGTAGTAGATCATACACTACTACCGCTGGGCAAAGTGGTAAATACTTTGAATTTTGGAGCAGGAGACATAATTGAAATAGAATTTCTCAATAATAAAATAGAATGCTTTCCATTTACTAAAGTATTTTTTCCAACAATAACCAGCCAATATATTAGCCTCAATTTATCGCCCCTTCTTCAGATATCAGATACGCACAAAAAATAG
- a CDS encoding HD domain-containing protein, with translation MEDIKTWHLKLELCEYADRLLSKLTQLNKEVNSPIDIEEIKKAIFYAKKYHGLQKRQSGEPFYSHPLEVAYMVSDHIFKTDIIVTSILHDTIEDTRMTEGMIEMIFGGVVAAQVEELTRVKKDRKISAAEILHLLFQHKKYDLLLIKLFDRLHNIQTIEAKSPEKAKKTIEETLKYFLVLCDVIELPWLCDTLYEKCYIQNIKLGVVTNTDFFLEKSVSTSFPFFRNKLLP, from the coding sequence ATGGAAGATATTAAGACTTGGCATTTAAAACTGGAGTTATGTGAATATGCTGATAGGCTATTGAGTAAGCTTACGCAGTTAAATAAGGAAGTAAACAGCCCTATTGATATTGAAGAAATTAAAAAAGCTATTTTTTATGCTAAAAAATATCACGGGTTACAAAAAAGGCAGTCTGGGGAACCGTTTTATTCTCACCCCCTAGAAGTAGCCTATATGGTGTCAGACCATATTTTTAAGACCGATATTATTGTTACTAGCATACTTCATGATACTATTGAAGACACTAGAATGACAGAAGGGATGATAGAAATGATTTTTGGCGGGGTAGTCGCAGCCCAGGTAGAGGAGCTGACTAGAGTAAAAAAAGACCGCAAGATTAGTGCTGCAGAAATATTACATTTATTATTTCAACACAAGAAATACGATTTATTACTAATTAAATTATTTGATCGTCTTCATAACATTCAAACTATTGAAGCAAAATCTCCAGAAAAAGCTAAGAAAACTATAGAAGAGACTCTAAAGTATTTCTTAGTTTTATGTGATGTGATAGAGCTTCCCTGGCTTTGCGATACTTTATATGAAAAATGCTATATTCAAAATATAAAGTTAGGGGTAGTAACTAATACAGATTTCTTTTTGGAAAAATCTGTTAGTACTTCTTTTCCATTTTTTCGAAATAAGTTACTCCCATAA
- the recJ gene encoding single-stranded-DNA-specific exonuclease RecJ, with protein MKLQENKSSVNKISVNKIIWQQRPINEYEALQIAQHTGISDLLARMLRWRIDCIDQALNFISPKLKNFLPDPFHLLDMQKAVDRTRQAILNSQKICIFADYDVDGATSSSLLKNFFKDLGQVVDIYVPDRIAEGYGPTISAMQKIKDNGTILLITVDCGAMAHEALKYAKQVGLDVIVIDHHMSHDILPEAVAVVNPNRLDETSPYTYLAAVGVSFLFAIALLSELKKYNFFGNIDGLNLSPPNLMQYLDLVALGTVCDVMQLINLNRAFVAQGLKVMQQRTNLGITTICDIAGLHEKPNCYHLGFVIGPRINAGGRVGKSSLGAHLLSTSCTIEANKLALELEKHNNERKVLELIMLEEASNIAVTQEHDSSLFIVGAGWHPGVIGIIAGRLKEKFNKPVAIIALNDGIGKASCRSIKNIDFGSKIINAKTKELIVSGGGHAMAAGFTVLEEKLGELQEFLNNEFRRDLANNLTLNHQEYDLELTTASVNLQLMEELDKLAPFGPGNPEPLFKFDDLFVLKADIIGDKHIKCLLAPSKEAFGSTALSAIAFNSTTTPIENILLAPKPYNISVIGSLKMNYWKERYTIQLQIKDVIIM; from the coding sequence ATGAAACTGCAAGAAAATAAAAGCTCAGTAAATAAAATATCAGTCAATAAGATAATTTGGCAGCAGCGGCCTATTAATGAGTATGAGGCCTTACAAATTGCGCAGCATACAGGGATTAGTGATTTGTTGGCAAGAATGTTGCGCTGGCGCATAGATTGCATAGATCAAGCGTTAAATTTTATCTCCCCTAAGCTTAAGAATTTCCTGCCAGATCCTTTTCACTTACTTGATATGCAAAAGGCGGTAGATAGAACTAGGCAGGCTATTTTAAATAGTCAAAAAATTTGTATTTTTGCAGATTATGATGTTGATGGCGCTACCTCTTCTTCATTACTAAAAAATTTTTTTAAGGATCTAGGGCAGGTAGTGGATATTTACGTACCTGATCGAATTGCTGAAGGTTATGGTCCCACCATCTCTGCTATGCAAAAAATTAAAGATAATGGTACTATATTATTGATTACGGTAGATTGCGGCGCCATGGCCCACGAGGCATTAAAATATGCTAAGCAAGTAGGGCTAGATGTAATAGTGATTGATCATCATATGAGCCATGACATATTACCGGAGGCAGTGGCAGTAGTTAATCCGAATCGTCTTGATGAAACAAGCCCTTACACATATTTAGCTGCGGTAGGAGTAAGTTTTTTGTTTGCTATTGCTTTATTATCTGAGCTAAAAAAGTACAATTTTTTTGGAAATATTGATGGCCTCAATTTATCCCCCCCAAACTTAATGCAGTATCTAGATTTGGTAGCCCTTGGAACTGTATGTGATGTAATGCAACTTATTAATTTAAATCGAGCTTTTGTTGCCCAAGGCTTAAAAGTTATGCAACAACGAACAAATCTAGGAATAACGACAATATGTGATATTGCTGGCTTGCATGAAAAGCCTAATTGTTATCATTTAGGCTTTGTAATAGGTCCTAGAATAAATGCGGGTGGAAGGGTTGGCAAGTCCAGTCTAGGAGCGCATTTATTATCTACTAGCTGTACTATAGAAGCTAATAAATTGGCATTAGAATTAGAAAAGCATAATAATGAGCGGAAAGTCCTAGAGCTGATCATGTTAGAAGAAGCTAGCAATATTGCTGTAACCCAGGAACATGATAGTAGTTTGTTTATAGTAGGGGCAGGATGGCATCCTGGTGTTATTGGAATTATAGCTGGTAGATTAAAAGAAAAATTTAATAAACCTGTGGCTATTATTGCGTTAAATGATGGCATCGGCAAGGCATCTTGTCGCTCAATAAAAAATATTGATTTTGGTAGTAAAATTATTAATGCTAAAACTAAGGAGTTAATAGTAAGCGGGGGAGGCCATGCAATGGCCGCTGGTTTTACAGTATTAGAAGAAAAATTAGGTGAATTACAAGAATTCTTAAATAATGAATTTAGGAGAGATTTAGCTAATAATTTAACTCTAAATCATCAAGAATATGACTTAGAGCTTACTACAGCGAGTGTGAATCTGCAATTAATGGAAGAATTAGACAAATTAGCCCCGTTCGGTCCAGGGAACCCTGAGCCATTATTTAAATTTGACGATCTGTTTGTATTAAAAGCAGATATCATTGGCGACAAACATATTAAATGTTTGCTAGCGCCTTCTAAAGAAGCATTCGGTAGCACCGCTCTCTCGGCTATTGCTTTTAATAGTACTACAACTCCTATTGAGAATATTTTACTTGCTCCTAAACCTTATAATATTTCGGTAATTGGTTCTTTAAAAATGAATTACTGGAAAGAACGATATACTATACAATTACAAATCAAGGATGTGATCATTATGTAA
- a CDS encoding DUF5410 family protein: MTRNQMPIITTHNLELIKNIIQKKIIPKILKGEPTANDILDFLDVYNDPAIGDEFKECFDQAVESLDKEELHEINAAIMRHSNSILPHDDANFMLRTSDFRLILLLLRKEGELFGMQWLFDQEGNFIVPEIPPAILDHYATLKEHFYLERQSYKSLDTRIASSVTWIFYNHAKMLVKNIQGVVEQSLQGEKLMKLLNDMKDAEGQYVVNLVESKISQSCKHIEPPEEQALFPSHKIDKHIDNMTKALIPVLVQEIIEQALKKVGSKNIIELKAMVMKYTDIQPTLAATLTDQLQAAYFPELIDSLLQHPTQIIEVITNNLPSSKVPDKKVGQVSDDIATSVLKHLTGRHFQSLGETMKDKNDLAAEDNVIARNHENSKRVKHDDSGIFNEDSVAKGVGSIGEVELMYWINLGY, translated from the coding sequence TTGACAAGAAACCAAATGCCAATTATTACTACCCACAACTTAGAATTGATAAAAAATATTATTCAAAAAAAAATAATCCCAAAAATACTCAAAGGGGAGCCAACTGCTAATGATATTCTGGATTTCCTTGACGTATATAATGATCCTGCAATAGGGGACGAGTTTAAGGAATGCTTTGATCAAGCAGTAGAAAGCTTAGATAAAGAAGAGCTTCATGAGATTAACGCTGCAATAATGCGACACTCGAATTCTATATTACCCCACGACGATGCCAACTTCATGTTACGTACCTCAGACTTTAGATTGATATTGTTATTGCTTCGTAAAGAAGGGGAATTATTCGGTATGCAGTGGCTATTTGATCAAGAAGGGAATTTCATAGTGCCAGAAATTCCTCCGGCTATTTTAGATCATTATGCGACCTTAAAAGAACATTTTTATCTAGAACGTCAATCTTACAAGAGTTTGGACACTCGTATAGCAAGCAGCGTTACTTGGATATTTTATAATCACGCGAAAATGTTAGTAAAAAATATCCAGGGAGTAGTAGAACAAAGCTTACAGGGCGAAAAACTTATGAAGCTATTAAATGATATGAAGGACGCCGAGGGCCAATATGTAGTTAATTTAGTCGAGAGTAAAATTTCACAATCCTGTAAACATATAGAGCCTCCTGAAGAGCAAGCACTATTCCCTAGCCATAAGATTGATAAGCATATTGATAATATGACTAAAGCCTTGATTCCGGTATTAGTACAGGAAATAATTGAGCAAGCGCTGAAAAAGGTAGGAAGTAAAAATATTATTGAGCTAAAGGCCATGGTAATGAAATATACAGATATTCAACCTACTCTGGCAGCAACTTTGACAGATCAGCTACAGGCGGCTTATTTCCCTGAACTGATAGATAGTTTATTGCAACACCCAACGCAGATAATAGAGGTAATAACAAATAATCTACCTTCTTCTAAAGTACCGGATAAGAAAGTAGGACAAGTTAGTGACGATATAGCAACCTCGGTATTAAAGCATCTTACCGGGCGCCACTTTCAAAGTTTAGGAGAAACAATGAAAGATAAAAATGACCTAGCAGCAGAAGACAACGTTATTGCAAGAAACCACGAAAATTCAAAGAGAGTAAAGCACGATGATAGTGGAATTTTTAATGAGGATAGTGTTGCCAAGGGGGTAGGGAGTATTGGTGAGGTCGAGTTAATGTACTGGATAAACTTAGGGTACTGA
- a CDS encoding MFS transporter — MNKFIQPDGKVILAQTRLTRQQTEAVGLLSIGTFLEYFDLMLYVHMAVLLNDLFFPEYDPFTKKLLSALTFCSTYVLRPFGALLFGYIGDYIGRKAVVIVTTFLMGVCCITIATIPTYAEIGITASWVLIACRMIQGMAATAEVRGAEIYLTESSKPPIQYSLVSLITVFSAVGTTAALGVASIFTSMGNQNQSSWRLAFWVGAGIALVGSVARTSLKEAAEFTNKKKRLQERLTENKVEFTEINKDILDQDVPVLTSIAYLCIQCARPPCFYFVYIYCGDILKHDCGFSPNQVITQNFWVSIVDFLGILGLTYLAYIMHPLKILKWKLYLFLITIILFSIVVSYTLNPNYIFVFQCLAALFVFDHVPASPIFYKYFPIFKRFTYTSILSAVAKLCTYGIVSIGLAYTTEHLGPGKGLLIIIIPVAIGFFMGVTYFEKMEKKY; from the coding sequence ATGAACAAATTCATCCAACCAGATGGCAAAGTCATTCTTGCCCAAACTCGTTTAACTAGACAACAAACTGAAGCCGTAGGGTTACTCTCAATAGGTACATTTTTGGAATATTTTGATTTGATGCTTTATGTGCATATGGCTGTATTATTAAATGATTTATTCTTTCCAGAGTATGATCCCTTCACTAAAAAATTACTCTCGGCCCTAACCTTCTGCTCTACTTACGTATTAAGGCCTTTTGGCGCATTATTATTTGGCTATATAGGGGACTATATAGGAAGAAAAGCGGTAGTAATAGTTACTACATTTTTAATGGGGGTCTGTTGTATAACTATTGCTACTATCCCTACCTATGCTGAAATAGGCATTACAGCCTCTTGGGTGCTTATAGCATGTAGGATGATACAGGGGATGGCTGCAACTGCGGAAGTTCGGGGGGCAGAAATTTATTTAACTGAAAGCTCAAAACCGCCCATTCAATATTCCTTAGTTTCTTTAATCACGGTATTTTCTGCAGTAGGAACAACGGCGGCCCTGGGCGTGGCATCAATTTTTACTAGTATGGGTAATCAAAATCAATCAAGTTGGCGCTTAGCGTTTTGGGTAGGAGCCGGCATTGCATTAGTTGGCTCTGTTGCGCGTACTAGCTTAAAAGAAGCAGCTGAATTTACTAATAAAAAGAAACGGTTACAAGAAAGACTCACTGAAAACAAAGTTGAATTTACTGAAATAAATAAAGACATTCTGGATCAAGATGTACCTGTTTTAACTTCTATAGCGTATTTGTGTATTCAATGCGCTAGACCTCCGTGTTTTTATTTTGTTTATATATATTGTGGCGATATTCTAAAACATGATTGTGGATTTTCACCCAACCAGGTTATTACGCAAAATTTTTGGGTATCTATAGTAGATTTTCTAGGAATATTGGGCCTGACATATCTTGCTTATATAATGCATCCCCTAAAAATACTAAAATGGAAATTATATTTATTCTTAATAACAATTATTTTATTTTCTATAGTGGTGTCATATACTCTTAATCCAAATTATATTTTTGTTTTTCAATGTTTAGCAGCTTTATTTGTATTTGATCACGTACCTGCTTCTCCAATATTTTATAAATATTTTCCTATTTTCAAAAGATTTACATATACTAGTATTCTAAGCGCGGTAGCTAAATTATGCACCTATGGGATAGTTTCTATCGGCCTAGCCTATACTACTGAGCATTTAGGGCCTGGAAAGGGATTATTGATAATAATTATACCAGTGGCTATAGGATTTTTTATGGGAGTAACTTATTTCGAAAAAATGGAAAAGAAGTACTAA
- the typA gene encoding translational GTPase TypA, with protein MSSAIRNIAIIAHVDHGKTTLVDNMLKQSGTFRANQAVAERAMDSNDLERERGITILAKCTSLMWNGICINIVDTPGHADFGGEVERILTMVDGVVLLVDSSEGTMPQTKFVLTKALKLGLKPIVVINKIDRPDRRVSEVVDEVLELFMALEATDDQLDFPIIYASGRAGWASTSLSEPATDLSVLFDLIVSHVPAPIADVAAPFSMLVTTREYNPYFGRVLTGRIHSGTIKVNQNVKVLARDGAMLENARISKILSFKGLERVAVDEAYAGDIIAIAGIQNATVADTVCAPEIMEALPSLPIDPPTLSMTFGVNDSPLAGREGTKLTARVLGDRLMREIESNVALHVSQTEAQDAFQVAGRGELQLGILIETMRREGFELSISRPRVLFKEDENGKKLEPIEEIQVDVDDEFVGVVVKSLALRKAEMIDMRPSGGGKTRVTFLGPSRGLIGYHGQFLTETRGTGVMNRIFHSYGPYKGAIEGRRNGVLISNGDGESVAYALWNLEDRGKMFINPNEAVYQGMIIGEHNRYNDLEVNPLKAKQLSNVRASGKDEAMRLIPPEIMTLEQAISYIQNDERVEITPKSIRLRKAILNPNERKKAEKRNED; from the coding sequence ATGTCCTCTGCTATTCGCAATATTGCCATTATCGCTCACGTTGATCATGGTAAAACTACCCTAGTTGATAATATGCTAAAGCAAAGTGGTACTTTCAGGGCTAACCAAGCAGTAGCAGAACGAGCAATGGATTCAAATGATCTTGAGCGTGAGCGCGGAATTACCATATTAGCTAAATGCACCTCCCTCATGTGGAATGGTATTTGTATTAATATAGTAGATACTCCTGGACATGCGGACTTTGGAGGAGAGGTAGAACGTATTCTTACCATGGTAGATGGGGTGGTATTATTAGTGGATTCTTCGGAAGGCACAATGCCACAAACAAAATTTGTATTAACCAAAGCTTTAAAATTAGGTTTAAAACCGATTGTAGTAATTAATAAAATAGATCGGCCTGACAGAAGAGTTAGTGAAGTAGTAGATGAAGTATTAGAATTATTTATGGCATTAGAAGCGACTGATGATCAACTAGATTTTCCTATTATTTATGCCTCTGGTAGAGCAGGTTGGGCTAGTACTAGTTTGAGCGAGCCGGCTACAGACCTATCAGTTTTATTTGATTTAATAGTATCGCATGTTCCCGCTCCTATTGCTGACGTAGCAGCTCCATTTTCTATGTTAGTAACTACTCGAGAATATAACCCATATTTTGGTCGAGTACTTACTGGACGTATCCATAGTGGTACTATTAAAGTTAATCAAAATGTTAAGGTGTTAGCAAGAGATGGAGCGATGCTTGAAAATGCTCGTATTAGTAAAATATTATCTTTTAAAGGGCTGGAACGAGTAGCGGTAGATGAAGCTTATGCAGGTGATATTATTGCTATAGCTGGAATCCAAAATGCTACTGTTGCGGATACTGTCTGTGCTCCCGAGATTATGGAAGCATTACCCTCGCTACCTATAGATCCTCCCACCTTATCTATGACTTTTGGAGTAAATGATTCTCCTCTAGCAGGACGAGAAGGCACTAAGCTGACAGCGCGAGTGTTAGGTGATAGATTAATGCGAGAAATAGAGAGTAACGTCGCATTGCACGTCAGTCAAACTGAAGCACAGGATGCTTTTCAAGTGGCGGGGCGTGGAGAGCTGCAGCTTGGGATATTAATTGAAACTATGAGGCGTGAAGGGTTTGAATTATCTATTAGTAGACCTAGGGTTTTATTTAAAGAGGATGAAAACGGAAAAAAATTAGAACCTATTGAGGAAATTCAAGTTGACGTTGATGATGAATTTGTCGGGGTAGTGGTTAAATCCCTAGCATTACGTAAAGCTGAAATGATTGATATGCGGCCATCAGGAGGAGGTAAAACCAGGGTAACATTTTTAGGACCTTCTCGAGGCCTTATTGGATATCACGGCCAATTTTTAACAGAGACACGTGGTACGGGAGTGATGAATCGCATTTTTCACAGTTATGGTCCATATAAAGGGGCGATCGAGGGTAGACGTAATGGAGTATTGATTTCAAACGGAGATGGAGAGTCTGTTGCTTATGCTTTATGGAATTTAGAAGATCGAGGTAAAATGTTCATAAACCCTAATGAAGCAGTATATCAAGGGATGATTATTGGCGAACATAATCGTTATAATGACCTGGAAGTAAATCCTTTAAAAGCTAAGCAACTATCGAATGTACGCGCATCAGGGAAAGATGAAGCGATGCGGCTGATTCCCCCAGAGATTATGACCTTAGAGCAAGCAATTAGTTATATTCAAAATGATGAGAGAGTAGAGATTACTCCTAAGTCAATACGGTTGCGTAAGGCTATCCTAAATCCAAATGAGCGGAAAAAGGCAGAGAAGCGTAATGAAGATTAG